The Mangifera indica cultivar Alphonso chromosome 19, CATAS_Mindica_2.1, whole genome shotgun sequence nucleotide sequence CATGTCttagagatttaaatatttagcgAACATCAATCCGTCAAATTGAGATTATCCATCATAATcttccttaaattttaaaaagagtttcataatttaaaatttctcattgaTTCATCGGCTCGTTTACTAAGCGTTTAAACGAATCCCTGGCTGAAGCATTACAAGCATTGACTTAATTTAAAAGTCAAGAGAACAGACAGACTACAGCGATAGctcaattcaaaacaaaattcgtATCGATCAAGTCAGAAAAAGAAAGTCTCAAGCTCAAAAAGAACAATAGCGAGAAGGAGATGGACCTCTTGATGGATTTGACGAAATCTGCAGCAGAAGGTTGACGCATGCGTTCCAGAAAGTCTTGCAAGCCCAAGAAAACGTCCGCGTTCTCCATTGAACTTCCACCGTCCGattgtttgaaaatatataaacaaaaaaatcagaGCTTACAGTGATGAGAGAGCAGCGTAGAGTTTGAGCAGCGCGAGAGGTGAACAGCTATGATTTGATTAGGGGCATAAGTGATATTAACAGATGTATAAGGTTGTTTTTGATATTTGGCAATAGAATGGACTTAGTAAGCGGAGACTTCCAAGAGAAACCCGATAACTTGGGAGcaaacaatttatatttattttataacattttctaatacaaaaacatataaataccCGAACTTAACTACTTAAGCATcgaatgattaaaaataaaaaaaacctacTCAATTTTATTTACTAGGCTTCCCACGAAAAAATTCCCAGGCTGCAGAAAAATTATTCTGTGAGAATCccagttttatatatatatgaaatttagaTATAACAGTAGATAGTATCAAACCAGTCAAATATGACTTATCGTGCCTAGTGATCGGATTATGCCTAAACTAGTAATTGACAGGTCGTGTAGGGTGAGCTAGCGAATTGGCTAAttgaactttttattttttttattatttttcagattATACTTTTAGCGTTttccattatattaattaatctgtTCTTCGTTATATTCATCTTCTATATTACATTTTCAGTACTCCAGTCTTAACATGGAAATAATTTTACAGTAATGTAATTTACCATTCCAAAAGGAAATGACAAGATGAAGGACTCCACAAAAAACAGTTGATTTTGGTTCAGAAGAAAAAATATCTATCACAGAACTTATCATGGAATTTCAACTGGGCTAATGCCATTCTTTTTATCACAAAACGGGTTATTGCATTTTTGAGGAACAAAATGGGGCCGTACATAAAGTCTTTTGACAACAATATACCTATGTAGAAAATTACAttcaattcataaataaaaaagtaaattaattttttgaatggaTGGCCTTGTATTGTATCCTCAAACTTGTTATGGGAAGAACATATCTTGAATGATGCACCATTTGTTGCAGGTTCACATCTGGGCACCTGCTGCTGCTAGCCAGTTGAAGGGTCGACTCTTATACAACAAATGCACGGGGATCTCTCACATTCAAGAAATTTGGACTAttagtgaatttttttaatctatataagTCCACTTCTTTCCCTATCTCAAGTCTGTAATTTTCATCCCTTGTTGACGACATGTTCTCCACTGAAACACTTCCCGCTTGCATTGGTTCAAAACTGGGCACTCCAAACAACACTATCTCCTTCACCACACTTTTCATGTACAGACTTTAGTTTCTCAACAGACTTGCAGATTCCACTGCAGCTCCAATCAAATGATGCAACGCATACGTTTCCGGCCTGTGCTTTCCACTCACAATCTGCAGCAAAGAGGCAGACAAAATACATGcaaatcaaacaagaagaaagaaccAAACCACCTAATGAATATTTTGGTCAATTTAAGTAGAACCGAGTGCTCAGGTCTCTATAAACACAGTATTCCTGACATGGCTTCCTTAAAAATAGATCAAGATTCACAACTTAAAAGGTCCAACCTAATATAGACAAATAACGAGGGCTTAGGATATAGAGCTGATACTGAATTTCCTAAATGCAACAAATGAATTCATGCATCCCATCTGCACATAAAAATGTCATATGCTATAATCATAATGATGCTAAGTTTCATCATTTAATGTTTCACAAGTGACTCCCAAATGGTAGTCTGTCATCTCCACATATCTGCTTAATTCCTTCCCTTTTTGTTCTTTCTAGAATGTCCCATCCCCATCTAGAACCTCAGAGGTTACCATACCTAGGTATCAGATTGGCATAAAAACAGATAGTCatagtttttcaaaatcataCCTGGTGGAGTCCCACAACACATGTTGCGGTCATCAATGTGCTCAACCTCAAGACCTATAAACCACGAACCAAGTGACACGTCTTCATTGGCAAACTTATGCAATAGAGGCCTGCAGTCACAAAGATCACGTCAAAGAACTTAGTTGGCTCACTGTATGTGTGATAGCTCATAGTTGAAAAGCTACCAGATCCAAAACCAATCTGTTTTAGACAGATAGGCATGGATTTACATTTGAATAGTCCTTGGCATTTTCATTGTGATTTTGGTTTGTTACACATTCCAAATGGTCAACTTCAATAATATACAATGCAGCGGTACCAAAACTTTAATGCCAACTTGTGAAATATACatctttttaatgattaaaatgaGGACACTCACAGATTCAATGCCAAGAGCGTGGTGGTTGGTAATGGTAAAGGCACAAGTAAACAAGAAATTTCTTTGTTAATCAGCACTTGAACACTAGCATTATGGATGGTAAACTAGAAGCCTTTTTGCATGGGAACTCTCAATGTAACAAATTAGGCTACTTTCACAAGAAATTCACAATGCTTACTGGTTGATAGAGATATATGTGGCAAGATCCTTCGAAATTGCATATATCTGCCCAGTTGCATGACGGAAGTATTTGTTCCCCTCTTCTCCAAATTTCCAGTACTCTGGTTCGTGGTACTTGACATGCCTGGGGAAAgacaaatgaattaaataagCTTTATACAACATCTCTGCACACATGATATTAAGTAAATTGAACAGTAACATTATCAATAACATAAAGCAGGGGAATTACTTTTGAGAAAGAACAGGTCCAGATTTCATGCACCCAATATAAACTCTGGGCTTTGTACGGTGATGAGCGAGAGTAGAAGCTAGCATACCTACAGAAGCAAGATTAGAAATTCCACTTCAAAAATGgtatttaaaaaacatttatcattcaataatgaaattaaaagtaaattttcagCAAAAGTGCATACCTAGATTAACATGGACATCATCATCAACTTTGACATAGAAGTCAGCATCCCATTTTGCAACAGCAGTGGCAAAGAACGTTTTTGTTTTTGCAGACAATTCATGGTATCCTTCAATGTGCTCCTATAAGATAATTGAAGATGACACAAAGTCCCGGAAAAATTCATAGATTTTCCAAACAAACACAAcacaataacttttttttcgCTTCTTACCAGCCGCAGGAAGTCCTTGTGCTGAGCGTCTTCTGAATCAATAGCTTTATCTAAAATGCTGTTGGATGTTGCACTGTATGAAATAAGCCAGATAAAATTTTGGTTCAGTTCTCAATTACAGATGACTGCACAATactgtttttcaatatttagttACTAAAACAAATTGTATAAGTAACATATGACAGACACATATGAGATGTAGAATGGTATAAAGTGCAAAAAGTCCACAGAATTAAGcctaataatgtgtcattatacgTAGTTGTCTGACATTAACAACAATGCATCAGCTCTAAATTCTATCTGACAACACAAACACATTTATAGAGTTTGTCATTAAAAAAGTAACACAGGAGCCATCAGCTACATAGAAACAACGTAATCAGAAGGGTGGGAAAGTAAGCCAACCGAAAGTCCTTTAGAAATTGTTAGTTAAACTCTCAATCTAAATAATTAACAACTACTATGTCCAAACATCATTTTGGTAGCCAGTACACTTATAAGCCCAGGTTATGTATAATAGGATCACAGTAGATTTGATATTTTACAGAAGAATGACCATAATTTCTTTTGTCAGATTATTACGTTCAAAGCTTTAATTCTAGAATTACAATTTGTGAAGGACATGGCGTGGAACATGATCACACAAAATTAACAATTCAGTTTTGCCGTGTACAAATGACGGCAATATGGTAAGGTAGTTTAGAAGTTGATCATATttcttagaagaagaaattggagcctgaagcaaatttataaaagaGACACCAGAAAGGCAACAGAACTATAAGTTGTCAGATTCAAATTTCATGGACAACCTATTCAATCACTACTGTTTCACAATTCATGAAACTACTATTTTATACCAAACTAATTTACCTGTGGCCAATCATGAACCGGACAACAATTCCCTTCTCACGCTCCAATTGAACAAGCTTTTctcctttaaaaaattttaaaaaataaaatcaattaaaagaaatcaataacattaaaatccattatctgaaaaaaaaaaaaaaagatacctTGAGGCATCCAAGTCTCCCTAACAGAATCACGCCGCTTCCTACTACTAAAAGCAGTATTAATTCCAATAACCATGAGCACTTTCGGTTTAGTTGGGTTCAAGTTGGTCAAATTGGAAGCAAAACCTCCTACGCTAGC carries:
- the LOC123203119 gene encoding beta-1,3-galactosyltransferase 7-like, with translation MKSRTNATHIISSKWIPFICLSCFALGLIFSNRSWNPPESYGQFISSDCGTKKNIKEDKDVVNEITKTHDAVQSLDKAIAMLQMELRASRNSGEKASVGGFASNLTNLNPTKPKVLMVIGINTAFSSRKRRDSVRETWMPQGEKLVQLEREKGIVVRFMIGHSATSNSILDKAIDSEDAQHKDFLRLEHIEGYHELSAKTKTFFATAVAKWDADFYVKVDDDVHVNLGMLASTLAHHRTKPRVYIGCMKSGPVLSQKHVKYHEPEYWKFGEEGNKYFRHATGQIYAISKDLATYISINQPLLHKFANEDVSLGSWFIGLEVEHIDDRNMCCGTPPDCEWKAQAGNVCVASFDWSCSGICKSVEKLKSVHEKCGEGDSVVWSAQF